One genomic window of Leptotrichia shahii includes the following:
- a CDS encoding toxin-antitoxin system YwqK family antitoxin: protein MLKKSIIVLFSCLSISILSSAAIPRVSAKRSSEYSAQSSRALTSYYSTVNNVAIAENFATVKETGQPFTGVYVEFDKAGNAQAVRNYQNGTLNGPMFLYFQNGDLQKVVNYTNGIREGEDIDFYGNGNSKTIRNYKNGMLNGESYDFDEFGRLTSLLEYANNIKNGKEVKISNGVVTNENTYSNGQLNGEAKSYYSNGVVRSDGNYSRNYRNGQWTWNYENGTKKLTENYQNGIITDILGYSRNGSKEREMKLVNGNGNFTQYYDNGKVKVQGTLRNYKAYGNWTFYNKDGYVTDTQGFY, encoded by the coding sequence ATGTTAAAAAAATCAATAATAGTCTTATTTTCATGTTTATCTATAAGTATCTTGTCATCAGCTGCTATTCCAAGAGTTTCCGCCAAAAGAAGCAGCGAATATTCAGCTCAATCTTCACGTGCATTAACTTCATACTATAGTACAGTTAACAATGTTGCAATTGCTGAAAATTTTGCCACAGTAAAAGAAACTGGACAGCCATTTACTGGAGTTTATGTTGAATTTGACAAAGCTGGAAATGCTCAGGCTGTTAGAAATTATCAAAATGGTACATTAAATGGGCCTATGTTCTTATATTTTCAAAATGGTGACTTGCAGAAAGTTGTAAATTATACAAATGGTATAAGAGAAGGTGAAGATATTGACTTTTACGGAAATGGTAATTCTAAAACTATAAGAAATTACAAAAATGGAATGTTAAATGGTGAAAGTTATGATTTTGATGAATTTGGACGTCTAACTTCATTGCTTGAATATGCAAATAATATCAAAAATGGAAAAGAAGTTAAAATTTCAAACGGAGTTGTAACAAATGAAAATACTTATTCAAATGGACAATTAAATGGAGAAGCTAAGTCATATTATTCTAATGGAGTTGTTCGTTCAGACGGAAACTATTCTCGTAATTACAGAAATGGACAATGGACTTGGAACTATGAAAATGGTACAAAAAAACTGACTGAAAATTATCAAAATGGTATAATTACCGATATTTTAGGCTATTCAAGAAATGGTTCAAAAGAACGTGAAATGAAATTAGTAAATGGAAACGGTAATTTTACTCAATATTATGACAATGGAAAAGTTAAAGTTCAAGGAACTTTAAGAAATTACAAAGCTTACGGAAATTGGACTTTTTATAATAAAGATGGTTATGTAACAGATACACAAGGATTTTATTAA
- a CDS encoding pheromone cAD1 o protein: MKKFLFILMFLLNVLGFSALKNGIYSVEKRYDGNWNSFVKLTVSDGKIIGAQYDRKNQNGELFSMSQNSFRDIALEISRSLISSQNVNSVTGKDAKAVSEFKEMSNFLIDKANNGETGDFQM; this comes from the coding sequence ATGAAAAAGTTTTTATTCATTTTAATGTTTTTATTAAATGTTTTAGGATTTTCAGCGTTAAAAAATGGTATTTATTCTGTTGAAAAAAGATACGATGGAAATTGGAATTCATTTGTTAAATTAACAGTTAGTGACGGGAAAATAATCGGTGCTCAATATGATAGAAAAAACCAAAATGGTGAATTATTTTCAATGAGCCAGAATTCATTCAGAGATATAGCTCTTGAAATTTCAAGAAGCCTTATAAGCTCACAAAATGTAAATTCTGTAACAGGAAAAGATGCAAAAGCAGTATCAGAATTTAAAGAAATGTCAAACTTTTTGATAGATAAAGCCAATAATGGCGAAACTGGAGATTTTCAAATGTAG